A window of Neisseria canis contains these coding sequences:
- the thiC gene encoding phosphomethylpyrimidine synthase ThiC, with product MATKTTGNEAKQLDQLSHDLGIQFAYPNSTKVYLQGSRSDIRVPLREIAQDDTVTDKGREPNPPIPVYDTSGVYGDPSAKIDLKQGLPDVRSAWIAERGDTEILPGLSSEYGLERAHDPKTAHLRFNQITQPLRAKAGKNVTQMHYARQGIITPEMEFVALRERMKMEEIWRDPRYAKIIKQHAGESFGANLPTHPDQITPEFVRSEIAAGRAIIPANINHPELEPMIIGRNFRVKINGNLGNSAVTSSLTEEVEKMVWSLRWGADTIMDLSTGAHIHETREWIIRNAPVPIGTVPIYQALEKVGGVAEDLTWDLFRDTLIEQAEQGVDYFTIHAGVLLRYVPLTADRITGIVSRGGSIMAKWCLAHHQENFLYTHFDEICEIMKAYDVSFSLGDGLRPGCIADSNDAAQFGELHTLGELTAKAWKHDVQVMIEGPGHVPLQRVKQNMTEELQHCFEAPFYTLGPLVTDIAPGYDHITSGIGAANIGWYGTAMLCYVTPKEHLGLPDKEDVRTGIITYKLAAHAADLAKGWPGAQLRDNALSKARFEFRWRDQFRLGLDPERAESYHDQTLPAEGAKIAHFCSMCGPKFCSMKITQEVRDYAAAQKGMEEKAIEFMKKGAEIYS from the coding sequence ATGGCCACAAAAACCACCGGCAATGAAGCTAAGCAACTCGACCAGCTTTCCCACGATTTGGGCATTCAGTTTGCTTATCCCAATTCCACCAAAGTTTATCTGCAAGGCAGCCGCAGCGACATCCGCGTGCCGCTGCGCGAAATCGCCCAAGACGATACCGTTACCGACAAAGGCCGCGAGCCGAACCCACCGATTCCGGTGTACGACACCAGCGGCGTATACGGAGACCCGTCGGCCAAAATCGACCTCAAACAAGGCCTGCCCGATGTGCGCAGCGCCTGGATTGCCGAGCGCGGCGACACCGAAATCCTGCCCGGTTTGTCGAGCGAATACGGCCTTGAACGTGCTCACGATCCGAAAACCGCCCATCTGCGTTTCAACCAAATCACCCAGCCTCTGCGCGCCAAAGCAGGCAAAAACGTAACCCAGATGCACTATGCGCGGCAAGGCATCATCACACCGGAGATGGAGTTTGTCGCCCTGCGCGAGCGCATGAAAATGGAAGAAATCTGGCGCGACCCGCGTTACGCCAAAATCATCAAGCAGCACGCAGGCGAATCGTTCGGCGCGAACCTGCCCACCCATCCCGACCAAATCACGCCCGAATTCGTGCGCAGCGAAATTGCCGCCGGCCGCGCGATTATCCCCGCCAACATCAACCACCCCGAGCTGGAGCCGATGATTATCGGCCGCAATTTCCGCGTGAAAATCAACGGCAACTTGGGCAACTCCGCCGTTACTTCCTCGCTCACCGAAGAAGTGGAAAAAATGGTGTGGTCGCTGCGCTGGGGTGCCGACACAATTATGGATTTGTCCACCGGTGCGCACATTCACGAAACGCGCGAATGGATTATCCGCAACGCGCCCGTGCCCATCGGCACCGTGCCGATTTATCAGGCATTGGAAAAAGTGGGCGGCGTGGCCGAAGACCTGACGTGGGATTTGTTCCGCGATACCTTAATCGAGCAGGCCGAGCAAGGCGTGGATTATTTCACCATCCATGCGGGTGTGCTGCTGCGTTATGTGCCGCTGACTGCCGACCGCATCACCGGCATCGTGTCGCGCGGCGGTTCGATTATGGCGAAATGGTGTTTGGCGCACCATCAGGAAAACTTCCTCTACACCCATTTCGACGAAATCTGCGAAATCATGAAGGCTTACGACGTATCGTTCAGCCTCGGCGACGGCCTGCGCCCCGGCTGCATTGCCGATTCCAACGATGCCGCGCAATTCGGCGAGTTGCACACGCTGGGCGAACTGACCGCCAAAGCGTGGAAGCACGACGTACAAGTGATGATCGAAGGCCCCGGCCATGTACCGCTGCAACGCGTGAAACAAAACATGACCGAAGAGCTGCAACACTGCTTTGAAGCGCCGTTCTACACACTCGGCCCGTTGGTTACCGATATTGCGCCCGGCTACGACCACATCACTTCGGGCATCGGCGCGGCCAATATCGGCTGGTACGGCACAGCCATGCTGTGTTATGTGACTCCGAAAGAGCATTTGGGCCTGCCCGACAAAGAAGACGTGCGCACCGGCATCATCACCTACAAACTGGCCGCCCACGCCGCCGACTTGGCCAAAGGTTGGCCGGGCGCACAGTTGCGCGACAATGCCTTATCGAAAGCCCGCTTTGAATTCCGCTGGCGCGACCAGTTCCGCCTCGGCCTCGACCCCGAACGCGCCGAAAGCTACCATGACCAAACCCTGCCGGCCGAAGGCGCGAAAATCGCCCACTTCTGCTCGATGTGCGGCCCCAAATTCTGTTCGATGAAAATCACGCAGGAAGTGCGCGACTACGCCGCCGCGCAAAAAGGCATGGAAGAAAAAGCAATTGAGTTTATGAAGAAAGGTGCCGAGATTTACAGCTAA
- the fghA gene encoding S-formylglutathione hydrolase has product MSDLTLISRNKMFNGHHERYRHFSGSTQCEMTFSVYLPPQALQGYRVPVLYWLSGLTCTDENFAVKAGAQRFAAQWGIALVMPDTSPRGSRVADSESSDLGQGAGFYVNATEAPWAAHYRMYDYVAHELPELVEANFPVTDQRSIAGHSMGGHGALLIALKNPGRYAAVSAFAPIVNPGETPLGRKAFTAYLGGNPSVWAEYDSTQWVEHAEKKLPILIDQGDADGFYPEELQPEKFVAAARNQGFKVQFNMRKGYDHSYFFIASFIDVHIEFHADALGL; this is encoded by the coding sequence ATGAGCGATTTAACCCTAATCTCCCGCAATAAAATGTTCAACGGCCATCACGAGCGTTACCGCCACTTTTCCGGGAGCACGCAATGTGAGATGACTTTTTCCGTGTACCTGCCGCCGCAAGCGCTGCAAGGTTACCGCGTGCCGGTTTTATATTGGCTCTCCGGCCTGACTTGCACGGATGAAAACTTTGCCGTCAAAGCCGGCGCTCAGCGTTTTGCGGCGCAGTGGGGCATCGCGCTGGTGATGCCCGACACGTCGCCGCGCGGCAGCCGAGTGGCCGATAGCGAAAGCAGCGATTTGGGGCAGGGCGCCGGTTTTTATGTTAATGCCACCGAAGCACCTTGGGCGGCACACTACCGGATGTACGATTATGTGGCGCACGAGCTGCCCGAGCTGGTTGAAGCCAATTTCCCCGTGACCGACCAACGCAGCATCGCCGGCCACAGCATGGGCGGGCACGGCGCTTTGCTGATTGCTTTGAAAAATCCCGGGCGTTATGCCGCCGTGTCTGCTTTTGCACCGATTGTGAACCCGGGCGAAACGCCGCTGGGCCGCAAAGCATTTACCGCTTATTTGGGCGGCAATCCCTCTGTATGGGCGGAGTACGACAGCACGCAATGGGTTGAACATGCCGAAAAGAAACTGCCGATTCTGATTGACCAGGGCGATGCCGACGGTTTCTATCCCGAAGAGCTGCAACCGGAAAAATTCGTGGCTGCCGCGCGCAATCAGGGCTTTAAGGTTCAATTCAATATGCGCAAAGGTTATGACCACAGCTATTTCTTTATCGCCAGCTTTATCGATGTGCACATTGAATTCCACGCCGATGCTTTGGGCTTGTAG
- the ygiD gene encoding 4,5-DOPA-extradiol-dioxygenase, with the protein MNRIPALFLGHGSPMNAIEADNPFNTGFKQVAEKFPKPRAILMISAHWYGDALQVSGSTAPAMIYDFYGFPEELNQVQYPASGSPELAAEVQRLLAPEPVSVDMLRGFDHGTWGVLKHLYPEADIPVVQLSLNRNQPAEWHFALAQKLKPLREQGVLVVGSGNIVHNLRTISFAHIRQAGAAYEWAETFRRDINQAILNRDNETLIHYLRLGEAAALSVPTPEHYLPLLYIMALRDEEDEVKLFNDVIVGGSLSMTSVLLG; encoded by the coding sequence ATGAACAGAATCCCTGCTTTATTCCTCGGCCACGGCAGTCCGATGAATGCAATCGAAGCCGATAATCCTTTTAACACCGGCTTTAAACAGGTGGCGGAAAAGTTTCCCAAGCCCCGTGCCATATTGATGATTTCTGCCCATTGGTACGGCGATGCTTTGCAAGTATCTGGCAGCACCGCTCCGGCCATGATTTATGATTTTTACGGCTTTCCCGAAGAGCTGAACCAAGTGCAGTATCCTGCTTCCGGCAGCCCCGAACTTGCCGCCGAAGTGCAGCGTTTGCTCGCGCCCGAACCGGTATCCGTCGATATGCTTCGGGGGTTCGACCACGGCACATGGGGTGTACTCAAGCATCTTTATCCCGAAGCCGACATTCCCGTCGTGCAACTGAGCCTGAACCGGAATCAACCCGCCGAATGGCATTTCGCACTGGCGCAAAAGCTCAAGCCCTTGCGCGAACAAGGCGTGTTGGTTGTCGGCAGCGGCAATATCGTTCACAACCTGCGCACCATCAGCTTTGCCCATATCCGCCAAGCGGGTGCGGCTTACGAATGGGCGGAAACCTTCCGCCGCGACATCAACCAAGCCATTTTGAATCGGGACAACGAAACCTTGATCCACTACTTGCGCTTGGGCGAGGCTGCCGCTTTATCTGTGCCCACGCCCGAACATTACCTGCCCCTGCTCTACATTATGGCGTTGCGCGATGAAGAAGATGAAGTCAAGCTGTTCAACGACGTGATTGTCGGCGGTTCGTTAAGCATGACTTCGGTGTTGCTGGGATAA
- a CDS encoding PepSY domain-containing protein: MFNTAKKLAVATALILATASTGAVAADAYVSPKHAALAQSKISAQQAIDIASKKVKGYAEEVNFEHKSISSYYEVDIIANGQKHEIKIDAANGKILAEKTNPHYNQPAAQPAVSLSQAIAAALAKTGGHAKEADLKHRAGEVFYKVETVNKGQKQYVKVNAQTGTVEAVQSHDHF, encoded by the coding sequence ATGTTTAACACCGCAAAAAAACTGGCCGTCGCCACCGCCCTGATTCTCGCCACCGCCTCCACCGGCGCCGTCGCAGCCGACGCATATGTTTCACCCAAACACGCCGCTTTGGCGCAAAGCAAAATTTCCGCCCAGCAAGCCATTGATATCGCATCCAAAAAAGTAAAAGGCTATGCCGAAGAAGTGAACTTCGAGCACAAAAGCATCAGTAGCTACTACGAAGTCGACATCATCGCCAACGGCCAAAAACACGAAATCAAAATAGATGCCGCCAACGGCAAAATTTTGGCAGAAAAAACCAACCCCCATTACAACCAACCCGCCGCACAACCTGCCGTTTCCCTCAGTCAAGCCATTGCAGCCGCACTGGCCAAAACCGGCGGCCACGCCAAAGAAGCCGACCTGAAACACAGAGCCGGCGAAGTGTTTTACAAAGTGGAAACCGTAAACAAAGGCCAAAAACAATATGTGAAAGTCAACGCACAAACCGGCACAGTAGAAGCCGTGCAGTCGCACGACCATTTTTAA
- a CDS encoding LOG family protein, translated as MSLNSKLPFPSLPEDVRSDIRARESYHLLKIMSEFVEAGEELRAIQPAVSIYGSARTPANHPDYLFTERLARKLSDAGFSVISGGGPGIMEAANKGAFAGKSPAVGLNITLPHEQAANPYQDLSVTFQHFFPRKVMFVKHAVAYVTMPGGFGTLDELFESLTLVQTGKTPARPIILVGETFWRGLIDWVKAQLLANGMISPEDMDLIRLMDDEDEIVAYIFEHYERTQNGFCSTPVQHTWELGL; from the coding sequence ATGAGCCTGAACAGCAAACTCCCTTTTCCTTCCCTTCCCGAAGATGTCCGTTCCGACATCCGCGCGCGTGAGTCTTACCACTTGCTCAAAATCATGTCGGAATTTGTGGAAGCCGGCGAAGAGCTGCGCGCCATCCAGCCCGCCGTGAGCATTTACGGCAGCGCCCGAACGCCGGCCAACCATCCCGATTACCTGTTTACCGAGCGGCTGGCGCGCAAACTTTCCGATGCCGGATTTTCGGTGATTTCCGGAGGCGGGCCGGGCATTATGGAAGCCGCCAACAAAGGCGCGTTTGCAGGCAAAAGCCCCGCAGTCGGCCTCAACATTACCCTGCCGCACGAGCAGGCGGCCAACCCTTATCAAGACCTTTCCGTAACTTTCCAGCATTTTTTTCCGCGTAAAGTCATGTTTGTCAAACACGCCGTGGCCTATGTAACCATGCCCGGCGGCTTCGGCACGCTGGATGAACTGTTTGAAAGCCTCACGCTCGTGCAAACCGGCAAAACGCCCGCCCGCCCGATTATTCTGGTAGGCGAAACCTTTTGGCGCGGCCTGATTGATTGGGTAAAAGCGCAGTTGCTTGCCAACGGCATGATCAGTCCCGAAGATATGGATTTAATCCGGTTGATGGACGACGAAGACGAAATCGTCGCCTATATTTTCGAGCACTACGAACGCACGCAAAACGGCTTTTGCAGCACGCCGGTGCAGCACACTTGGGAGTTGGGTTTGTAG
- a CDS encoding cupin domain-containing protein, giving the protein MNIPNIIRFADYLVDRPAESVRTVLHQGRQMNMVLWQIPPGGKLPAHRHPQGQDIWLVLQGRAELLDDENSGRIIGAGESIVIDSGLIHGVRNNGAEDCVLVSVVYAEAGFEAV; this is encoded by the coding sequence ATGAATATCCCCAACATTATCCGTTTTGCCGATTATCTGGTTGACCGCCCCGCCGAATCGGTACGCACGGTGCTGCATCAAGGGCGGCAGATGAACATGGTGCTGTGGCAGATTCCGCCCGGCGGCAAACTGCCTGCACACCGCCATCCGCAAGGGCAGGATATTTGGCTGGTGCTGCAAGGCCGCGCCGAATTATTGGATGATGAAAACAGCGGCCGGATAATCGGCGCGGGCGAAAGCATTGTGATCGATTCAGGCTTGATACACGGAGTGCGCAATAACGGAGCAGAAGATTGCGTGCTGGTTTCAGTGGTGTATGCCGAAGCGGGGTTTGAAGCGGTTTGA
- a CDS encoding Slam-dependent surface lipoprotein, which produces MNIKKTTLTLMAALLCSGAYAGSDYYYPDAGWVPAKKVKWGKPASEEVGEKVLKNVAKKSHVHYKYLNHYAAGSDKNGVKTIHAHDQKHGRHMGKFAFNTIKSGGSEVYYGEWNGNEYVKGKNRGVFYSGDKRATNMPMSGTATYNVKGINNYNGNNQLHGQLHADFGKRTLTGSMKNSAVKMDIYSHIKPHKASFKGHAVANGHYGKTEGHFFGNGASSLAGVTKFKTNHNLDTAFGGTKK; this is translated from the coding sequence ATGAATATCAAAAAAACCACTCTGACCCTGATGGCTGCTTTGCTGTGTTCAGGCGCTTACGCCGGTTCTGATTACTACTATCCGGACGCAGGCTGGGTACCGGCCAAGAAAGTAAAATGGGGCAAACCTGCCTCTGAAGAAGTGGGCGAAAAAGTGCTGAAAAATGTGGCTAAAAAATCGCATGTACACTACAAATACCTGAACCACTACGCTGCCGGCAGCGATAAAAACGGTGTAAAAACCATTCATGCGCACGACCAAAAACACGGCCGCCACATGGGCAAATTCGCTTTCAACACCATTAAAAGCGGCGGCTCAGAAGTTTACTACGGCGAGTGGAACGGCAATGAGTATGTTAAAGGTAAAAACCGCGGCGTTTTCTATTCAGGCGACAAACGCGCCACCAACATGCCGATGTCCGGCACGGCCACTTACAACGTGAAAGGCATCAACAACTACAACGGCAACAACCAGCTGCACGGCCAATTGCACGCCGATTTCGGCAAACGCACTTTGACCGGCTCAATGAAGAACTCGGCTGTGAAGATGGACATCTATTCACACATCAAGCCGCACAAAGCTTCATTTAAAGGTCATGCCGTTGCCAACGGACACTACGGCAAAACCGAAGGCCACTTCTTCGGCAACGGTGCCTCAAGCCTGGCCGGCGTAACCAAGTTCAAAACCAACCACAACTTGGATACGGCTTTCGGCGGTACCAAAAAATAA
- a CDS encoding lipoprotein signal peptidase has translation MRRISALCAARSFAYLSDMSALAVLLRLELHPHLKALQRSHSI, from the coding sequence CTGCGGCGCATTTCTGCGTTGTGCGCTGCCCGCTCGTTTGCCTATCTATCTGATATGTCTGCACTCGCTGTGCTGCTACGCCTTGAACTGCATCCACATCTGAAGGCTTTACAAAGGTCTCATTCTATATAA
- a CDS encoding surface lipoprotein assembly modifier, translating into MLKKSMYLCLAVSLPAFAADDTAQRLWQNTRQAVQVQERKNVADDAIQTGMENPQQEIQQDTGEALFVAVNHSDWPEVRRLLAQYRQQPDHDEDLALFADAALSKADGNMKAARQKYETLLQRQPDFTRGRLDLARLLFDDHLNREAAAEFAKAAQEPLPEPVLSNIRSFQTAIDQRQSLQGSFNIGSVWNSNVNEGAGGFKCNAEFEGECIDYWNSPEPQSALGLKYEAALSKHWQVQGHHGIAARALAFGRVYRNRQEHNEHTLNLSAGYQFTNARRSLTLSPLWEWSAEGSHASHRAHGARAEWNENKGKWAWNTETEWKKLKYFDEESAHNNGNSFAVYNTLTYMPREDWALFGGLDWQKRTTEDGQGDYRQPALRIGAGKQFAGGFDASALAILQHRSYKADDAIFEQRRRDNEQIYILSAGAERWSIAGMKPTFTFKHRRVNSNIEWLYRYRQNEVGLSLVKVF; encoded by the coding sequence ATGTTGAAAAAATCCATGTACCTTTGCTTGGCCGTTTCCCTGCCCGCCTTTGCGGCAGACGACACGGCACAGCGCCTTTGGCAGAACACCCGGCAGGCAGTACAAGTGCAGGAAAGAAAAAACGTGGCAGACGATGCCATTCAGACAGGCATGGAAAACCCGCAGCAGGAAATACAGCAGGACACCGGCGAGGCTCTGTTTGTAGCCGTAAACCACAGCGACTGGCCTGAAGTGCGCCGCCTGTTGGCCCAGTACCGGCAGCAGCCGGATCACGATGAAGACCTGGCGCTCTTCGCCGATGCCGCGCTCAGCAAAGCCGACGGCAATATGAAAGCGGCGCGGCAGAAATACGAAACCCTGCTGCAACGCCAGCCCGACTTTACCCGCGGCCGCCTCGATTTGGCGCGCCTGCTGTTTGACGACCACCTAAACCGCGAAGCCGCCGCCGAATTTGCCAAAGCAGCACAAGAGCCGCTGCCCGAGCCGGTTTTGAGCAACATCCGGTCTTTTCAGACCGCCATCGACCAACGGCAAAGCCTGCAAGGCTCGTTCAACATCGGCAGCGTGTGGAACAGCAATGTCAACGAAGGTGCCGGAGGCTTCAAATGCAATGCCGAATTTGAAGGCGAATGTATCGATTACTGGAATTCGCCCGAGCCGCAAAGCGCTTTGGGTCTCAAATACGAAGCAGCCTTAAGCAAGCACTGGCAAGTACAGGGGCATCACGGCATCGCCGCACGCGCGCTGGCTTTCGGCCGCGTGTACCGCAACCGGCAAGAGCATAACGAGCACACGCTCAACCTCAGCGCAGGCTACCAGTTTACCAACGCCCGCCGCTCGCTCACCCTCTCACCCCTATGGGAATGGAGCGCCGAGGGCAGCCATGCCTCGCACCGAGCTCACGGCGCGCGCGCCGAATGGAACGAAAACAAAGGCAAATGGGCATGGAACACCGAAACCGAATGGAAAAAGCTCAAATATTTCGACGAAGAATCCGCCCATAACAACGGCAACTCATTCGCCGTTTACAACACCCTAACCTATATGCCGCGGGAAGACTGGGCATTGTTCGGCGGTTTGGACTGGCAAAAACGCACCACCGAAGACGGCCAAGGCGATTACCGCCAACCGGCCTTGCGCATAGGCGCGGGCAAACAGTTCGCCGGCGGCTTCGATGCCTCCGCCTTAGCCATTCTCCAGCACCGCTCCTACAAAGCCGACGACGCCATTTTCGAACAACGCCGCCGCGACAACGAGCAAATCTACATCCTGAGCGCAGGCGCCGAACGATGGAGCATTGCCGGCATGAAACCGACCTTCACCTTCAAACACCGCAGGGTCAACAGCAACATCGAATGGCTGTACCGATACCGGCAAAACGAAGTCGGTCTGTCGCTGGTAAAAGTGTTTTAA
- a CDS encoding cytochrome-c oxidase: MTTSKKDDVDLSKIKPQPYESFEEAERRREEEATEVHEPLTERQKEIVREQSSINPITQTVSDAMKEVNKVLEIDRKFEGFIEEDKK; the protein is encoded by the coding sequence ATGACTACATCAAAAAAAGACGACGTAGATTTAAGCAAAATCAAACCACAGCCCTACGAAAGCTTTGAAGAAGCCGAGCGCCGGCGCGAAGAAGAGGCCACCGAAGTACACGAACCGCTAACCGAGCGGCAAAAAGAAATCGTGCGCGAACAAAGCAGCATCAACCCGATCACCCAAACCGTGAGCGATGCGATGAAAGAAGTCAACAAGGTGCTCGAAATCGACCGCAAATTCGAAGGCTTTATAGAAGAAGACAAAAAATAA